One window of Nostoc sp. C052 genomic DNA carries:
- a CDS encoding HNH endonuclease has translation MSERTPEPMRRIVAARARGYCEYCRCWEQFATESFTVEHIKPRQADGETVLENLAWSCFGCNSHKHTKTQASDPETGEKIALYNPR, from the coding sequence ATGTCAGAGCGAACCCCAGAACCAATGAGGCGTATTGTTGCTGCTCGTGCCCGTGGTTACTGCGAGTATTGTCGTTGTTGGGAGCAATTTGCCACTGAGAGTTTTACCGTTGAGCATATAAAACCCCGACAGGCAGATGGGGAAACAGTTTTAGAAAATCTTGCTTGGAGTTGCTTTGGCTGCAATAGTCATAAACATACCAAAACCCAGGCAAGCGATCCAGAAACGGGAGAAAAAATTGCACTATATAATCCTCGGTAG
- a CDS encoding histidine phosphatase family protein: MSLTLYFLRHGQTECSRNNSFCGSIDSELTPEGLEMAKAFASAYSSMDWTAIFCSPMRRTVLTAKPLSDAIGIEPQFRDGLKEINYGKWEGKTPEVISREYHDDYIRWSADPAWNGPTGGEMGVTIASRAIQVIEEIKLLYSSGNVLVVSHKATIRIILSSLLGIDVGRFRFRLGCPVASVSIVEFTSHGPLLKVLANRSHLDERLQNLPGT, translated from the coding sequence GTGAGCCTAACTCTTTATTTCCTCCGTCACGGACAGACCGAATGCAGTCGCAATAATTCCTTTTGCGGTTCCATAGACTCAGAACTTACCCCAGAAGGCTTGGAGATGGCAAAGGCTTTTGCATCTGCATATAGTTCTATGGATTGGACAGCAATATTTTGTAGCCCAATGCGGCGAACTGTATTGACAGCAAAACCCTTATCTGATGCAATCGGGATAGAGCCACAATTTAGGGATGGTTTGAAGGAAATCAACTATGGCAAGTGGGAAGGAAAAACCCCTGAAGTAATTAGCCGTGAATATCATGATGATTATATTCGCTGGTCAGCAGATCCGGCTTGGAATGGGCCAACTGGTGGAGAAATGGGTGTGACAATTGCTTCTCGCGCCATACAGGTAATTGAAGAAATCAAACTTCTTTACAGCAGTGGCAATGTGTTGGTGGTTTCTCACAAGGCAACTATCAGAATTATTTTGTCTAGTTTACTAGGGATTGATGTGGGACGCTTCCGTTTTCGTTTGGGATGCCCTGTTGCTTCGGTCAGTATTGTAGAATTTACCTCACATGGGCCACTGTTAAAGGTTTTGGCAAACCGTAGTCATTTGGATGAGCGTTTGCAAAATTTACCGGGGACATGA
- a CDS encoding SpoIID/LytB domain-containing protein → MKFQLYLGSLFSQIKVRHWWVSILLWIVLVAPAQASVILRVAIERGVNQVKVGSSTTGIVKDSTGRTLGQLPAMSAYYAQAVPGGVALDKWQSGLFWIEPTGKGFVYIGDRWYRGRTLVVPTEKGLTAVNWVDDQEYLYSVLGGEMDASWPQEALKAQAIAARTYALYEREKQRNNPVYDLGNTPDRWQIYKGVISESPATYAAVDSTLGQVLTYKNRIILSVFHACSGGHTENVEDVWGSKEPYLRAVQDYDQNIRECNWVKTFSPSEISAKFPEVGSVTAMIPETYSPFRSVKVLKIVGNKGTKFLQGEQVRTALKLKSTRFTVTKGGDGNFVLQGLGYGHALGMSQWGAYNLARQGVNHLQILGHYYQGVALTPIQAK, encoded by the coding sequence ATGAAATTCCAACTTTACTTAGGCTCTTTATTTTCCCAGATTAAAGTACGTCATTGGTGGGTAAGTATCCTTTTGTGGATAGTTTTGGTTGCCCCAGCCCAAGCGTCTGTAATCCTGCGCGTGGCAATTGAAAGGGGCGTTAATCAGGTAAAAGTGGGCAGTTCCACTACTGGGATCGTCAAGGATAGTACTGGGCGGACTCTGGGACAGTTGCCAGCGATGAGTGCATATTATGCCCAAGCCGTTCCTGGCGGAGTGGCTTTAGATAAGTGGCAGTCTGGTTTATTTTGGATTGAGCCAACTGGTAAAGGATTTGTTTATATTGGCGATCGCTGGTATCGAGGCAGAACTCTAGTTGTCCCCACAGAAAAAGGCTTAACGGCTGTTAATTGGGTTGATGACCAAGAATATCTCTACAGCGTTCTCGGTGGCGAAATGGATGCTAGCTGGCCGCAAGAAGCGCTGAAAGCCCAGGCGATCGCAGCCCGTACCTATGCCCTCTACGAACGAGAAAAACAACGGAATAATCCCGTTTACGATTTAGGCAATACTCCCGATCGCTGGCAAATTTATAAAGGTGTCATCAGTGAATCTCCTGCTACTTACGCCGCAGTAGATTCCACACTAGGGCAGGTACTAACTTACAAAAACCGGATTATTCTCTCAGTCTTCCACGCTTGTTCTGGGGGACACACCGAAAACGTGGAAGATGTTTGGGGAAGTAAAGAACCTTATCTACGTGCTGTTCAAGACTACGATCAAAATATCCGCGAGTGTAATTGGGTGAAAACCTTCTCACCCAGTGAAATTAGCGCTAAATTTCCTGAGGTGGGCAGTGTGACAGCCATGATTCCAGAGACATACTCACCTTTCCGCAGTGTTAAAGTTTTAAAAATTGTTGGCAATAAGGGCACAAAATTTCTACAGGGCGAGCAAGTCAGAACAGCCCTCAAGTTAAAAAGTACCCGCTTTACTGTCACCAAGGGAGGTGATGGTAATTTTGTACTACAAGGGCTTGGCTACGGTCATGCTTTAGGTATGAGTCAATGGGGAGCGTACAATCTGGCTCGGCAAGGAGTGAACCACCTGCAAATTTTAGGACATTATTATCAAGGTGTAGCCCTAACGCCAATTCAGGCGAAATAA
- a CDS encoding PD-(D/E)XK nuclease family protein, which translates to MSLFSNLLNLHSGNKPREDFFTEIVAYFLSLNNDILLDWLKHHSIISDDNYSSIKISTQQEHKGIESHTEDSRFDIVVELSNGLSTDVIFIESKIGAKDGNNALKKYAEILSNLSNVRHRILIYITRDYDPKEEIKQYDCDPKPAIKEYCLELSPKINFFQLRWYQFYSFLKERASDILAQEILIFMRKNGMSHINQFSSVDLLTMVNYNKTLNLMESTLNNEVQDKFKLAFGGVSNGAASMTQWKWSSRYIIYTKFSGNNFWCGLGYFNLNPDNFTEYPYLGICLEVSPGFVERPKIIESMHKVINDKPNIWTPENLTILPAWSAIFYRKSLREFLSHENQLSAIKDFFLESIDELKNIQRYFNFPWKGVSTEEATEIEKKEDPDNLSSSIGGIESVVNLSK; encoded by the coding sequence ATGTCTTTGTTTAGCAATTTACTCAATCTACATTCAGGAAACAAACCGCGTGAAGATTTTTTTACCGAAATTGTTGCTTATTTTTTATCCCTCAATAATGATATTTTACTTGATTGGCTAAAACATCACTCAATTATTAGTGATGATAATTACTCCAGCATTAAGATTTCAACTCAACAAGAACATAAAGGAATTGAAAGCCATACAGAGGATAGTAGATTTGATATTGTGGTTGAATTATCAAATGGTTTAAGCACAGATGTAATATTTATTGAATCAAAAATTGGCGCAAAGGATGGAAATAATGCGTTAAAAAAATATGCTGAGATTTTGAGTAATTTATCAAATGTCAGACATCGAATTTTAATTTACATCACCCGTGATTATGACCCAAAAGAAGAAATAAAACAATATGATTGTGATCCAAAACCAGCAATTAAAGAATATTGCCTTGAGTTATCACCCAAGATAAATTTCTTCCAACTGAGGTGGTATCAGTTTTATAGCTTTTTGAAAGAACGCGCATCTGATATCTTAGCCCAAGAAATATTAATTTTCATGAGGAAAAATGGAATGTCTCACATTAATCAATTTTCATCAGTTGACTTATTGACAATGGTGAATTACAACAAAACTCTCAATCTCATGGAATCAACCCTCAATAATGAAGTGCAAGATAAATTTAAGCTAGCTTTTGGAGGTGTTAGCAACGGTGCAGCAAGTATGACTCAATGGAAATGGTCTAGTAGATATATTATCTATACTAAGTTTTCAGGCAATAATTTCTGGTGTGGTCTTGGATATTTTAATTTAAATCCAGACAATTTCACGGAATATCCATATTTAGGTATATGTCTAGAGGTTTCTCCTGGTTTTGTAGAACGCCCAAAAATTATTGAATCTATGCACAAAGTAATTAACGATAAACCCAATATATGGACTCCTGAGAATTTAACCATTTTGCCAGCATGGTCAGCTATATTTTATCGGAAAAGCCTACGAGAGTTTTTATCTCATGAAAATCAGCTATCTGCTATTAAAGATTTCTTCTTAGAATCCATTGATGAACTCAAAAATATTCAGCGATATTTCAACTTCCCTTGGAAGGGTGTAAGTACAGAAGAAGCTACAGAAATAGAGAAAAAAGAAGACCCAGATAACTTATCATCTTCTATCGGGGGAATTGAATCAGTTGTAAATCTATCAAAATAA